In one Silene latifolia isolate original U9 population chromosome 10, ASM4854445v1, whole genome shotgun sequence genomic region, the following are encoded:
- the LOC141609094 gene encoding auxin-binding protein ABP19a-like has product MGILRVVFLSSLLVLFTQSSATTVVDFCVADLQYPEGPAGYSCKNPANLTVDDFVFSGLRVAGDTSASVFNVAATFAVDITFPALNGLGLSMTRLDIGVGGVVPIHTHRVSELILVIEGEIIAGFIDSNGVPYYKELYPGDIMIFPQSLLHFQVNVGHKPALAFVSLNSPNPGFQFTALSMFGNDLPTEIIEKISLLDSTEVKRMKEIFGGTS; this is encoded by the coding sequence ATGGGAATATTAAGGGTTGTCTTCTTATCGTCACTCCTAGTTCTTTTCACGCAATCGTCAGCCACAACAGTTGTCGATTTTTGCGTAGCGGATTTACAATATCCAGAGGGCCCAGCCGGATATTCATGTAAGAATCCAGCAAATTTAACCGTTGACGACTTTGTTTTCTCTGGTTTACGCGTCGCAGGGGACACGTCTGCCAGCGTCTTTAATGTCGCGGCGACATTTGCTGTCGACATAACCTTTCCCGCCTTAAATGGGTTAGGGCTTTCAATGACCCGACTGGACATCGGTGTGGGTGGAGTTGTCCCAATTCATACACACCGAGTATCGGAGCTGATTTTGGTAATTGAAGGTGAAATAATTGCCGGGTTTATTGATTCAAATGGTGTACCATATTATAAGGAGTTATATCCGGGTGACATTATGATATTTCCACAAAGTCTGTTACATTTTCAAGTTAATGTGGGTCATAAACCAGCTCTTGCATTTGTAAGTTTAAACAGCCCTAACCCTGGCTTCCAATTTACAGCCCTTTCTATGTTTGGAAATGATTTACCAACTGAAATTATTGAGAAGATCAGTTTGTTGGATTCTACCGAAGTCAAGAGGATGAAAGAAATCTTTGGTGGTACTTCTTAA